In one window of Nakamurella sp. PAMC28650 DNA:
- a CDS encoding DUF3040 domain-containing protein, whose amino-acid sequence MPLSEHEQRMLDEIERALYQDDPKFATSVNVSRIRRRRPIVAGAAFLVGLVLLVVGVISTQSVLTLGVIVSVLGFLVMVGSVGLFVFGQPGARAAGKPQASAPGANGSLSERMEERFRRRFDEQG is encoded by the coding sequence ATGCCGCTCTCCGAGCACGAGCAGCGCATGCTCGACGAGATCGAACGCGCTCTGTACCAGGACGACCCGAAGTTCGCGACGAGTGTGAACGTCAGTCGTATCCGCCGTCGTCGACCGATCGTGGCCGGCGCCGCTTTCCTGGTGGGCCTCGTGCTATTGGTTGTCGGGGTGATCTCGACCCAGAGCGTCCTGACGCTCGGGGTGATCGTCAGTGTGCTGGGCTTCCTGGTGATGGTCGGCTCGGTCGGTCTGTTCGTCTTCGGCCAGCCCGGGGCCAGAGCAGCCGGCAAGCCACAGGCCAGTGCACCCGGCGCCAACGGATCGCTGTCCGAGCGGATGGAAGAACGCTTCCGCCGCCGGTTCGACGAACAGGGCTGA
- the dinB gene encoding DNA polymerase IV codes for MDAFFASVELRRRPELRGRPMMVAGDSGRGVVLSATYEARRSGVRSAMPTGRAKALCPGIIVVEPDQAAYREASRSVMSVFGDVTPLVEPLSVDEAFLDISGARRLAGRPGKIAADLRARLSDELGLTATVGGAATKFVAKLASGLAKPDGLLLVPPQDVIALLHPLPVRALWGVGPKTAQTLEALGLSTVGEIAAVEKTALIRHLGRATGSKLHELANGLDARSVETGSTDKSIGAETTFASDTADRRFLGRELLGLAERTARRAREAGLCGRTVSLKLRYEDFSTVTRSLTLPTPTDLSGVIHTTASALLDKLAPGARVRLVGIRLEGLVRADQVSEQMQLGAEQDGPGWREAEGALDRVTARFGSAAVRRASLFDRPAPPFEGQTGSGTRPKSTKESDSVPDSAGR; via the coding sequence ATGGACGCGTTCTTCGCCTCGGTGGAGTTGCGTCGCCGACCGGAGCTCCGCGGCCGCCCGATGATGGTGGCCGGGGACAGCGGGCGCGGGGTCGTGCTGTCGGCCACCTACGAGGCCCGCCGGAGCGGTGTGCGCTCGGCCATGCCGACCGGACGGGCAAAGGCTCTGTGCCCGGGCATCATCGTCGTCGAACCGGATCAGGCGGCCTATCGCGAGGCTTCCCGCTCGGTGATGTCGGTCTTCGGCGATGTCACGCCGTTGGTGGAACCCCTTTCCGTCGACGAGGCGTTCCTGGACATCTCCGGCGCCCGCCGACTGGCGGGTCGGCCGGGGAAGATTGCCGCGGACCTGCGGGCGCGGCTCAGCGACGAGCTGGGCCTGACGGCGACGGTCGGTGGGGCCGCCACCAAGTTCGTGGCCAAGCTGGCGTCCGGTCTGGCCAAGCCGGACGGCCTGCTGCTGGTACCACCGCAGGACGTCATCGCCCTGTTGCATCCGCTGCCGGTACGGGCGTTGTGGGGTGTCGGACCCAAGACCGCGCAGACCCTGGAAGCGCTCGGCCTCTCCACCGTCGGCGAGATCGCCGCGGTCGAGAAGACCGCGCTGATCCGACATCTGGGCCGGGCCACCGGCAGCAAGCTCCACGAGCTCGCTAACGGCCTTGACGCGCGGTCGGTGGAGACCGGATCGACTGACAAGTCCATCGGGGCGGAGACGACCTTCGCCTCAGATACCGCGGACCGTCGGTTCCTCGGCCGCGAACTGCTCGGCCTGGCCGAGCGGACCGCGCGTCGGGCGCGAGAGGCCGGGCTGTGCGGCCGGACCGTGTCCCTCAAGCTGCGCTACGAGGATTTCTCGACCGTCACCCGCTCGCTGACGCTGCCGACCCCGACCGATCTGTCCGGCGTCATCCACACCACCGCGTCAGCCCTGCTGGACAAACTGGCGCCCGGTGCGCGGGTCCGTCTGGTCGGGATCAGGCTCGAGGGATTGGTGCGGGCCGACCAGGTGAGCGAGCAGATGCAACTCGGAGCCGAGCAGGATGGGCCCGGTTGGCGTGAGGCCGAAGGTGCTCTGGACCGTGTGACCGCCCGATTCGGGTCGGCAGCGGTGCGTCGCGCATCACTATTCGACCGCCCCGCACCCCCGTTCGAGGGACAAACGGGCTCCGGAACCCGTCCGAAGTCCACAAAGGAGTCCGATTCGGTACCAGATTCCGCCGGTCGCTAG